From the Corallococcus silvisoli genome, one window contains:
- a CDS encoding glutathione S-transferase C-terminal domain-containing protein, which produces MRTLVGLTASGWTEKARWALDHHRVAYRFQDYVPLLQERWLRKQVPPGVKGTVPLLVDPPGAATQGSFAIAKRAEELGQGRPLFPAEHVAAITRWNDTSEQVLDTARVYAMPRMLANSRAQAESLPKFLPLWLRQLSAPSARMGMRYIMKKHQVPVSTEEAIEAAVTPAYERLRATLGDGRAYLEGGTFTYADITAAAMLVLLGPVADRHLPMGPGTREVWTHAGLASRFPDLLAWRDALYDKHRRT; this is translated from the coding sequence ATGCGAACCCTCGTCGGACTGACGGCATCGGGCTGGACGGAGAAGGCCCGGTGGGCGTTGGACCACCACCGCGTCGCCTACCGCTTCCAGGACTACGTCCCCCTCCTCCAGGAGCGCTGGCTGCGCAAGCAGGTGCCGCCCGGCGTGAAGGGCACGGTGCCGTTGCTCGTCGACCCGCCCGGCGCGGCCACGCAGGGCTCGTTCGCCATCGCGAAGCGCGCCGAGGAGCTGGGGCAGGGCCGCCCGCTCTTCCCCGCGGAGCACGTCGCGGCCATCACGCGGTGGAACGACACCAGCGAGCAGGTGCTGGACACGGCGCGCGTCTACGCGATGCCGCGCATGCTCGCGAACTCCCGTGCCCAGGCGGAATCGCTGCCCAAGTTCCTTCCCCTCTGGCTGCGCCAGCTGAGCGCGCCGTCCGCGCGCATGGGCATGCGCTACATCATGAAGAAGCACCAGGTGCCGGTCTCCACGGAGGAGGCCATCGAGGCCGCCGTCACCCCCGCCTACGAGCGCCTGCGCGCGACGCTGGGCGACGGCCGCGCCTACCTGGAGGGAGGCACCTTCACCTACGCGGACATCACCGCCGCGGCGATGCTGGTGCTGCTGGGCCCGGTGGCGGACCGGCACCTGCCCATGGGCCCGGGCACGCGCGAGGTGTGGACGCACGCGGGGCTCGCCTCCCGCTTCCCGGACCTCCTCGCGTGGCGCGACGCGCTCTACGACAAGCACCGGCGCACCTGA
- a CDS encoding N-acetylornithine carbamoyltransferase, translated as MKHVTRIQDLGPEGVEAVLSQAAAWKQKDPGALFPGKLLGMVFFNPSLRTRTSFEAVMLRAGGHAIVLDVGSGVWKLEDRPGAVMNADRAEHIKEASPVLSRFVDMLGIRTFSQGGGDEEDEADPVINAFRKWATVPVVSMESAREHPCQGLADALTLRETFGTTKKLPVTLTWAPHIKPLPKAVPNSFLLSAAAAGCEVRVAHPPGFDLHPAVRAEAEAYAKATGGSITYTHDQDEALVGSRAVYAKSWGPTAQTANSPADVAALLASYSGWMPTRRHMAKAAKDAAFLHCLPVRRNVEVADEVLDHASSRVVDEAGNRYHVQRSLLAWMRGG; from the coding sequence ATGAAGCATGTGACCCGCATCCAGGACCTGGGGCCGGAAGGCGTCGAGGCGGTCCTTTCGCAGGCGGCCGCGTGGAAGCAGAAGGATCCGGGGGCCCTCTTCCCGGGGAAGCTCCTGGGCATGGTGTTCTTCAACCCGTCGCTGCGCACGCGGACCTCTTTCGAGGCGGTGATGCTGCGCGCGGGTGGGCACGCCATCGTGCTCGACGTGGGCTCCGGCGTGTGGAAGCTGGAGGACCGGCCGGGCGCGGTGATGAACGCGGACCGCGCGGAGCACATCAAGGAAGCATCCCCGGTGCTGTCGCGTTTCGTGGACATGCTGGGCATCCGCACCTTCTCCCAGGGTGGCGGTGACGAGGAGGACGAGGCCGACCCCGTCATCAACGCCTTCCGCAAGTGGGCCACCGTGCCGGTGGTGAGCATGGAGTCCGCGCGCGAGCACCCGTGCCAGGGCCTGGCGGACGCGCTCACCCTGCGCGAGACGTTCGGCACCACGAAGAAGCTGCCGGTGACGCTCACCTGGGCGCCGCACATCAAGCCGCTGCCCAAGGCCGTGCCCAACTCCTTCCTGCTGTCCGCGGCGGCGGCGGGCTGCGAGGTGCGCGTGGCGCATCCCCCTGGCTTCGACCTGCACCCCGCGGTGCGCGCGGAGGCGGAGGCGTACGCGAAGGCCACCGGCGGCAGCATCACCTACACCCACGACCAGGACGAGGCGCTGGTGGGCAGCCGCGCCGTGTACGCGAAGTCCTGGGGCCCCACCGCGCAGACGGCGAACTCGCCCGCGGACGTGGCGGCGCTGCTGGCGTCGTATTCGGGGTGGATGCCCACGCGCCGGCACATGGCGAAGGCCGCGAAGGACGCGGCGTTCCTGCACTGCCTGCCCGTGCGCCGCAACGTGGAGGTCGCCGACGAGGTGCTGGACCACGCGAGCAGCCGCGTCGTGGACGAGGCGGGCAACCGCTACCACGTGCAGCGCTCCCTCCTGGCCTGGATGCGCGGCGGCTGA
- the argB gene encoding acetylglutamate kinase, which yields MPLSPDPYAALRNAAKYVKQFRSKTFVVKLGGAVLTDPRTRKTACEQIALLWAFSIRPVVVHGGGPELDALCDALHLPIEKVAGRRVTSAPVLDAAKMVLAGKLHTDLLADLQAAGVPAVGLSGVDAGLIKARKRPPVLVTEPGETQGRMVDYGLVGDIESVDTRVVEHLRSADFVPVIAPLSGGQDGAVYNTNADTVAAALAAALHAEKLFFMVEVPGLLKDVSDPSSLISLATLSDLASLEAEGRLTGGMRPKAHAMRHALVGGVGSVHLVSGKQSDALLEEVFTNEGSGTMVVREHPVKHGEAKG from the coding sequence GTGCCCCTGTCTCCCGACCCGTACGCCGCCCTTCGCAACGCCGCGAAGTACGTGAAGCAGTTCCGCAGCAAGACGTTCGTGGTGAAGCTGGGCGGCGCGGTGCTGACGGACCCGCGCACCCGCAAGACGGCGTGCGAGCAGATCGCCCTCTTGTGGGCCTTCTCCATCCGCCCCGTGGTCGTGCACGGCGGCGGGCCGGAGCTGGACGCGCTCTGCGACGCGCTGCACCTGCCCATCGAGAAGGTGGCCGGCCGCCGCGTCACCTCCGCGCCCGTGCTGGACGCGGCGAAGATGGTGCTCGCGGGCAAGCTGCACACGGACCTGCTGGCGGACCTCCAGGCCGCGGGCGTCCCCGCCGTGGGCCTGTCCGGCGTGGACGCGGGCCTCATCAAGGCGCGCAAGCGTCCGCCCGTGCTCGTCACGGAGCCCGGTGAGACGCAGGGCCGCATGGTGGACTACGGCCTCGTGGGCGACATCGAGTCGGTGGACACGCGCGTGGTGGAGCACCTGCGCAGCGCGGACTTCGTGCCCGTCATCGCCCCGCTGTCCGGCGGCCAGGACGGCGCGGTCTACAACACCAACGCGGACACGGTGGCGGCGGCGCTCGCGGCGGCGCTGCACGCGGAGAAGCTCTTCTTCATGGTGGAGGTGCCGGGGCTCCTCAAGGACGTGTCGGATCCGTCGTCGCTCATCTCGCTCGCCACGCTGTCGGACCTGGCCTCGCTGGAGGCGGAGGGCCGGCTGACGGGCGGCATGCGCCCCAAGGCGCACGCCATGCGCCACGCGCTCGTGGGCGGAGTGGGCAGCGTGCACCTGGTGAGCGGCAAGCAGTCCGACGCGCTCCTGGAGGAGGTCTTCACCAACGAGGGCAGCGGCACCATGGTCGTGCGCGAGCACCCGGTGAAGCACGGCGAGGCCAAGGGTTGA
- a CDS encoding arginine repressor, whose protein sequence is MNLDEAILQLISQQDVPDQAVLQTLLEEAGHAPSQSTLSRRLRKLSVQKVNGRYQRMEVPAPAPAAAPRVSIIEAPPNMLVLKTAPGYAQIFGLALDREEVEGLAGTVAGDDTIFIAVKDPSLLQDVRATVEQLIQRGP, encoded by the coding sequence ATGAACCTGGACGAGGCCATCCTTCAGCTCATCTCCCAGCAGGACGTTCCGGATCAGGCCGTACTGCAGACACTGCTGGAGGAGGCGGGGCACGCGCCCAGTCAGTCCACGCTGTCGCGGCGGCTGCGGAAGCTGAGCGTGCAGAAGGTGAACGGGCGCTACCAGCGCATGGAGGTCCCGGCGCCGGCGCCGGCGGCCGCTCCGCGCGTGTCCATCATCGAGGCGCCGCCCAACATGCTGGTGCTGAAGACGGCGCCCGGCTACGCGCAGATCTTCGGGCTGGCGCTGGACCGCGAGGAGGTGGAGGGGCTGGCGGGCACGGTGGCGGGCGACGACACCATCTTCATCGCGGTGAAGGACCCCTCGCTGCTGCAGGACGTGCGCGCGACGGTGGAGCAGCTCATCCAGCGCGGTCCGTGA